The Pseudomonas sp. GD03919 region ACCGCGATCAGCATGGTGGTCTCGGACGCCGCGATCACCTCGTTGGTGGCCGCCTCGATACCGGCGTTACCCGCTGCCAGTACCACCTGCAGCTCGTCGGTGCTGTGCTGCGCGGCGAACTCTTCGGCGGCGGCTACGGCGCGCGACAGGGTTTCGGCCTTGTGGTCCTCGAGGAAGATCAGCACCGGCGCGACCGAGCAGTCCGCGTTGTACAGGCCTTCGGCACGGGCAATGGAGTTGTTCAGTACGTCCTGGTTACGCGACAGGGTTTCCCATTTCAGGTTGCCCTCGTTCATGCCCTTGATCACCTGCTTGGACACGGTGACCATGGAGATGGCCGACTGCACGCCCTCAGTGTTCTCCATCTTCCACATCAGCTCGTCCATGGCCGACAGCGCTTCGTAAGTGGAGCAGCCTTCAGTTGGCGTCTTGATCATCACTACCAGCACGTCGGAGCTGGTCGAATAGTTGCGGATAACGAAGTCGTTATCGAGGTTGTAACGCGAGTCCGGGCGCAGCTCCGGTGCGCCCTGGTCAAGATCACCGATTTTCAGGTTCTGCCCGTACCAGACACCGCCAGCCAATGCCACCACGGCAACGACCACGGAGATCGGTGCCACCATCGGGTGGGCGAAGTTGGAAATGGCGCGCCAGAGGGGATGATCCTTGGCCGCCTCCTCACGGCTGATCTTCACCGCCTTCTTGCTGATACCGATGTAGGAAATCATCACCGGCAACAGGATCAGGTTGGTCAGGATGATCACAGCAACGCCCATCGAAGCGCCAATGGCCAGCTCGCGAATCACGCCGATATCAATCAGCAGCAGGGTGACGAAACCGACGGCATCGGACAACAGCGCCACCAAGCCGGGGATGAACAGCTGGCGGAAAGCCATGCGCGCGGCAGACAGCGCATCGGTCGCCTCGCCCGAGGCCATGGCGATGCCGTTGATCTTCTGTACCCCGTGGGAGATACCGATGGCAAATACCAGGAAAGGCACCAGCATCGAGTAAGGGTCGAGGCCGAAGCCCAGGGTGTGCAGCAGGCCAAGCTGCCAGATCACTGCAATCAGCGTGGTGATCACCACCGCAAGAGTACTCTTGAAGCAGTGAGTGAACCAAAGCAGCAACACGAAGGTGATCCCGATAGCCACGGCAAAGAACAGTGCTACGCCAAACAAGCCATCAATCAGGTCACCAACCTTCTTGGCGAAACCGATGATGTGCACTTTGACATTGGGGTTCTGCGCTTCGTACTTCTCGCGAATCTTCTCTTCGAGTTCGTGGGAGAACTTCTGATAGTCAAGCTTGATCAGCTTGCTCTGATCATTCGGATCAGGGTAGGACTCCAACAATGGCACATCGATGATGCTGGACTTGAAGTTATTCGCTACCAGGCGGCCAATCTGTCCCGATTTGAGAATGTTGCTGCGCAGATCCTCAAGACTTTCTTCAGAACCGTCGTAGGTCTGCGGAATCACTTCGCCACCGGCAAAGCCTTCTTCTGTCACTTCGGTCCAGCGTACGCTGGGGCTCCACAAAGACTTCAGACCAGAACGATCGACACCAGGAATATAGAACACCTCATCATG contains the following coding sequences:
- a CDS encoding efflux RND transporter permease subunit, coding for MSKHQQQPASFLERLIFNNRPAVILICLLISIFLFYQAAQVRPQTSFEKMIPLGHPYIQKMLEHRNDLANLGNTVRISVEATDGDIFSKEYMETLRQIHDEVFYIPGVDRSGLKSLWSPSVRWTEVTEEGFAGGEVIPQTYDGSEESLEDLRSNILKSGQIGRLVANNFKSSIIDVPLLESYPDPNDQSKLIKLDYQKFSHELEEKIREKYEAQNPNVKVHIIGFAKKVGDLIDGLFGVALFFAVAIGITFVLLLWFTHCFKSTLAVVITTLIAVIWQLGLLHTLGFGLDPYSMLVPFLVFAIGISHGVQKINGIAMASGEATDALSAARMAFRQLFIPGLVALLSDAVGFVTLLLIDIGVIRELAIGASMGVAVIILTNLILLPVMISYIGISKKAVKISREEAAKDHPLWRAISNFAHPMVAPISVVVAVVALAGGVWYGQNLKIGDLDQGAPELRPDSRYNLDNDFVIRNYSTSSDVLVVMIKTPTEGCSTYEALSAMDELMWKMENTEGVQSAISMVTVSKQVIKGMNEGNLKWETLSRNQDVLNNSIARAEGLYNADCSVAPVLIFLEDHKAETLSRAVAAAEEFAAQHSTDELQVVLAAGNAGIEAATNEVIAASETTMLIAVYAAVSIMCLLTFRSLAATLCVILPLVLTSVLGNALMAFMGIGVKVATLPVIALGVGIGVDYGIYIYSRLETYLRQGMPLQEAYYETLKSTGKAVLFTGVCLAIGVATWIFSAIKFQADMGLMLTFMFLWNMIGAIWLLPALARFLINPEKLRAKG